ttatgttccatgttccatgtttcatgtttcatgtttcatgttccatgttccatgtttcatgttccatgttccatgtttccatgttccatgttccatgtttccatgttccatgttccatgttccatgtttccatgtttccatgttccatgttccatgttccatgttccatgttccatgtttccatgtttcatgtttcatgtttcatgttccatgttccatgttccatgtttccatgtttccatgtttcatgttccatgtttccatgttccatgttccatgttccatgtttccatgttccatgtttccatgttccatgtttcatgttccatgatccatgttccatgttccatgttccatgtttcatatttcatgttccatgtttccatgttccatgtatccatgttccatgtttcatgtttcatgtttcatgtttcatgtttccatgtttcatgttccatgtttccatgtttcaacGTGGTTGTTTAAACATTCACGGAGTCTTTTGAAGGCTTTGCAGGAAGaagtttgtctctttctttcaaAATGAAGCAGgaaacacacttcctgtttcagaaattaaagtataaaaaacataaagaagGAGATTGATttgacaaacacaggacttgcATTTAAGTggatgcaacacacacacacacacacacactctctctctctcgccctcggCCATAAATCACACCTGGAGAACCAGAGGGTGACCTTTACGGGCGCATCGgtacttcctctctctctcgctcccccaCAATGCAGTGCGTCATCGGCACACCTCGGAACCTTTTTCTCACGACCTTGTATGGCCGTGAATGTAGCTCGCCTGAGCGTCATGGAAAATGTTtctgggggaggaggaggaggaggaggaggaggaggaggaggaggaggaggaggaggaggaggaggaggaggaggaggaggaggaggaggaggaggtggtggtggtgcataTATTTTGGGTTAGAAAGTGGCATCAGGCCGAGCGTAGACTAGCGTCTCCGTGTCGGTAAACATGGCGCCGATAAGGTGAGGGTCAAACCGGCTGGCTTACCAGCTGGCCCTTCGTCCCGTGGGAAGCTCACGTGGAGGTTGTGCTTCAGGAGGAGACCGAGCTCACTGGTGCAGGTTCCATCTTTTGTCTCCAGGAACCAGGAAGACAAGAAGAACAAATCTTAAAGCTACTTTTTATACAGTGATATTAACAACAGTCTGTTTCTGAGCTTTTAAATGGGACTTATTTTCATCGTTAACGGGATCATTAATAGAGCGTTCTGTTGTCCGTTGGTCACGTAAagtcacatttatatatatatatatatattctatctttatttaaaaaagggaccGTGTAcggttaaaacataaatgtcaccatttgatgcactgtaccagattgtagctacagctaattagcatctgtagtcccttgacagaccataacaaacacaaaacaatagcaAAAACAGTACAGGATAAAAGgcacaatacaacagtatattTCAGGTGCGTTCTTCTGGAGATTAAATACATAAAGTCGTTAGTGTTTGTTGCATGTCGTCAAACAGACGTGCAATTAATCAAATCACAAATAAAGGAACTTTACGTTATGTAATATCTGCCCGGTTGGTAATCTCTGGTTTCCGTggtggctttaaaaaaatatagatataaaaaaaaaaacggcaatATGGGAAGTTTTAGAAAGTCAAACAGGACTTAAGgtggatttttgtttttgtcatcatgatatatatatatatatatatatttttatatatatatatgtgtatattttttccatttgttatatatataacatgttatatatatagtgtgtatatatatatatacagtatatataaaataattatatatataaaattatatatattatgtatatatataatatattattattatatatattttttttttccatttgtttttgtcaccatgatatatatgtatatatatatatatatatatatatatatatatatatatatatatatatatgtatatatatacgtatatattattataaaatgatatatatatatatataaaatataatatatatggaGTTTTTGTTGTGATTCTTCGGAAGTTTTAGAAAGTTAAGgtggatttttgtttttgtcatcatgatatatatatatatatatatttatatatatatatatatgtgtatattttttccatgttatatatatataacattttatatatatatatatacagtatatataaaataatatatattatgtatatatataatatattattattatatatatttatatatatatttttccatttgtttttgtcaccatgatatatatgtatatatatatatacgtatatattattataaaatgatatatatatatatatatatatatatatatatatatatataaaatataatatatatatgggagTTTTTGTTGTGATTCTTCGGAAGTTTTAGAAAGTCAAACAGGACTTAAGGTGGATTTCTTTACCATTAAAACCAAGACTTGCATCTGTAGGGGAAATATCTCTCTCATCCCCcaacaaacaaatcacaaatgagcagcaaaaaaaaaaaccacacataatttattaaagttgagtactttttattgtaaaagtagatccacattttgtacattttttaacCAACCTCTAAAATCCCAGACATCTGGTTATATTGCCTTTTCTCAAACTGGTCATCCCCAAAATCTCAAACGAGAGCACTTAAATACAATTAGCATAAATatttttagaacattttaaaccTCTTTTACGCAAAATGAAACGCTCATTCCCTCCTCTCATAAATAATGTGACACATGTAAAAAGAACTGAaccaataaatatgtatatttcattaagttattattaagtttctttttttctttattacaaTACGATGCCGTTTCACTGAAACGGGCGGCTGAATACAGTATAATATCGCACGGGCTAGAACTCGTCATCCGGCTGTACGCCTCAAAATGTCAACATCGCTGGCAGAGGAGtgtgtaaacaataaaaaataataacaagtgGACCAGTTTGTAGTATTTTAAGACTCAAGTTAAAGTAACAGTCGTTAGGAAACGAGTAGTTTGTCGCCTTCTTTcaagcttttttaaaataaaaccgTGACCCTGAGGACGGCTGACCTGGCGACCTGTCGGCGCCGCCTTCAgaaggagttgttgttgttgttgtgctccaGCCGGGCCACCATGGTGGACACCAGCTTCTGCAGCTGCTCCGCCCGCAGCCGGCCCGTCTCCAGCACCTCCTCGTGGTTGGCCTTCTCCTGGCTGTCGTAGTCCATCACCGACCGGTTGGTGATGAGCGACAGGGCGAAGCAGCGCATGCCGGCGTGGCGGGCGACCAGCACCTCGTGGACGGTGCTCATccctggggaggggggggggggaagaagaggaggagtgggaggaggaagaggaggaagaggaggaggaagaagagggggaggaggaggaagagggggaagaggaggaagagggggaggaagaagagggggaggaggaggaagaggagggggagggagggggaagaagaggaggagtgggaggaggaagaggaggaagaggaggaggaagaagaggaggaggaagagggggaagaggaggaagagggggaggaagaagagggggaggaggaggaagaggagggggaggaagagggggaggaagaagagggggaggaggaggaagagggggaagaggaggaagagggggaggaagaagagggggaggaggaggaagaggagggggagggagggggaagaagaggaggagtgggaggaggaagaggaggaagaggaggaggaagaagaggaggaggaagagggggaagaggaggaagagggggaggaagaagagggggaggaggaggaagaggagggggaggaagagggggaggaagaagagggggaggaggaagagggggaagaggaggaagagggggaggaggaggaggaacaagagggggaggaggaggaagaagaggaagaggaggaggaagaggatggggaggaggaggaagaggaggagggggaggaggaggaagaggaggaggaggaggaagaggaggagggggaagaggaggaggaagaggaggagggggaagagggggaggaagaagagggggaggaggaagagggggaagaggaggaagagggggaggaacaagagggggaggaggaggaagaagaggaagaggaggaggaagaggatggggaggaggaggaagaggaggagggggaggaggaggaagaggaggagggggaagaggaggaggaagaagaggaagagggggaggaggaggaagaggaggaggagaaagaggaagagggggaggaggaggaagaggaggaggagaaagaagaggaagagggggaggaggagaaagagggggaggaggaggaggaagaggagggggaagaagaggaagaggaggaagagatatattatatattacacacacacacacacatatatatatatagtgtgtatatatataataaattgggTAGTTGTGTGTGGATGTCAATAAATGCAGAACATTACTGTAATTTGCTCGTGTGAGTAAAGttgtgaaaataaactgaactttTTAAATGAGTGCCCTTTATCTTTCATGAGTTAGGCACTAGCATTGAtttagactgtgtgtgtgtgtgtgtctgtgtgtgtgtgtgtgtctgtgtgtgtgtgtgtctgtgtgtgtgtgtgtctgtgtgtctgtgtgtgtgtgtgtgtctgtgtgtgcgtgtgtgtgcgcgtgtgtgtgtgtgtgtgtgtctgtgtgtgtgtgtgtgtgtgtctgtgtgtgcgtgtgtgtgcgtgtgtgtgtgtgtctgtgtgtgtgtgtgtgtgtctgtgtgtgcgtgtgtgtgcgtgtctgtgtgtgcgtgtgtgtgcgtgtgtgtgtgtctgtgtgtgtgtgtgtgcgtgtgtgtgcgtgtgtgtgtgtgtgtgtgtgtgtctgtgtttgtgtgtgtttgtgtgcgtgtgtgtgcgtgtgtgcgcgtgtgtgtgtgtgtgtgtgtgtgtgtctgtgtttgtgtgtgtgtgtgtgtgtgtgtgtctgtgtttgtgtgtgtttgtgtgtgtgtgtgtgcgtgtgcgcgcggcAGGGCGACCCCGACTCACCGACGGCGTCGGCGCCCAGCTGGTGCAACATGCGACACTCGGCGATGGTCTCGAAGGAGGGGCCTCCCAGGACGCAGTACACGCCCTCCTGCAGGAAGTCGCCGTAGCCCAACTCCGACGCCACGTCACGGGCCAGCTGGCGCAGCGCGCGGTCGTAGGCGTCGGACATGCAGGTGAAGCGGACGCCAaacctgaggggggggggggagggggtaagTCAGGCTAACTAAATGAGTCGCAGCGGCGTGCTTGAAATTGCTCTTTCGGCCAAATATTGAggaaaaacatttctaaaataatccctccatccatcatcatcatctccatcttcctcctcctctccccctcctccccctacttctccatcctcctccatcctcgatcctcctccatcctcctcgtcctactccatcttcatcctcctcctccatctcctcctcccccccctcatcatccttcttctccatcttcctcctcctccatcttccccctcctccatctcaatccccccctcctccccctcctcctcctccatcctcctccatcctcctccatcctcgatcctcctccatcttcctcctcctcctcaatctcctcctccccccccctcatcatcctcctcctcctccatctccatcctcctcctcctcccccccctcatcctcctcctcctccatcctcctcctccatctcctcctccccccccctcatcatccttcttctccatcttcctccatcttccccctcctccatctcaatccccccctccatctcctcctcctccatcctcctcctcctccccctcctcctcctacttctccatcctcctccatcctcgatcctcctccatcttcctcctcctcctcaatctcctcctcccccccctcatcatcctcctcctcctccatctccatcctcctcctcctccccccctcatcctcctcctcctccatcctcctcctacttctccatcctccatctccatccccctacttctccatcctcctccatctccatcctcctccatcctcctcctccatcctcctcccccccccctcatcctcctcctcctccatcctcctcctcctcctcctcctcctcctacttctccatcctccatctccatcctcctccatccccctcctcctccatcctcctccatcctcctccatcctcctcctccccccccctcatcctcctcctcctccatcctcctcctcctcctcctcctcctcctacttctccatcctccatctccatcctcctccatccccctcctcctccatcctcctccatcctcctccccccccctcctcctcctcctccacccaccgGTCGTCGTTGGGCCCACTCAGCGGGTTGGTCCCGGCAAACCCCGGCATGTTGATGTGGTCCTTCAGGATCATGACGTCGCCCACTTTGTAGTCCTGGTTCAGCCCCCCGGCTGCGTTGGTCAGGATGATCGTCTCCACGCCCATCAGCTTGAAGACGCGCACGGGCATTGTGACCTGGagataatttaatattattattattattattgcactCACAATAATAATTAGAATCGTCGATATCATGAAAAAGGGACGAATGGCATTACGGTTGTGATCAAGCAGGAGGAGCACAAAAGGGACCAAAATGCAGAATGTGTGTTGCTCTAAatgattttttaatatataatataatatatatatatatatatatatatatggagtaCTTTGACTTAAGTAtaagatctgagtacttcttgaCCTTTAACGACCTCGTTGCTCACCTTCTGGACGGGGTAGCCCTCGTACAGGTGGAACCGgccctgcatgcacacacacggctTCCCTTTGAGCGTTCCAAACACCAGCTGGCCTGCATGACCAtgcactgcaacacacacacacacacacacacac
This Cyclopterus lumpus isolate fCycLum1 chromosome 17, fCycLum1.pri, whole genome shotgun sequence DNA region includes the following protein-coding sequences:
- the pnp5b gene encoding purine nucleoside phosphorylase 5b, encoding MSSGSECASGANYEECRTTADWLLSVTPVRPTVGIVCGSGLGGLAEMLKDPQVFNYSDIPNFPRSTVHGHAGQLVFGTLKGKPCVCMQGRFHLYEGYPVQKVTMPVRVFKLMGVETIILTNAAGGLNQDYKVGDVMILKDHINMPGFAGTNPLSGPNDDRFGVRFTCMSDAYDRALRQLARDVASELGYGDFLQEGVYCVLGGPSFETIAECRMLHQLGADAVGMSTVHEVLVARHAGMRCFALSLITNRSVMDYDSQEKANHEEVLETGRLRAEQLQKLVSTMVARLEHNNNNNSF